A region of Paraburkholderia sp. BL23I1N1 DNA encodes the following proteins:
- a CDS encoding transposase: MNFNEISDQEWRQLAPVLSDTVIAHGQRGRPRVKVRAVANAVLWILTTAEPWARLPGTYPSIPTCRNRFEKWRSTGALAQMHKLLSDAGRTLRCGPDGLPDIRHATPRVIERQSKDEGLRQVFWKDQATWQTPRDTQPPRHTVEPFTQIARQLPNASRTVPERVQRHAPVERAQSILRTASPWMGLASKGKCEFDPRGYVIYLAADPVANGRFRGWAEIVRDARRIARSGLIGPSFRNIEAAQQYAFEWARRWIDEASSGNSDRVDEIAEEIDVWQQKVRSG, translated from the coding sequence GTGAATTTCAACGAAATCAGTGACCAGGAATGGCGACAGTTGGCACCCGTCCTGTCGGATACCGTCATCGCTCATGGGCAACGCGGCCGCCCGCGCGTAAAGGTTCGCGCAGTAGCCAATGCCGTGCTGTGGATACTCACCACCGCTGAGCCGTGGGCCCGTTTGCCGGGCACCTATCCGTCGATTCCGACGTGCCGGAACCGCTTCGAAAAATGGCGTTCTACCGGCGCCCTCGCGCAAATGCACAAGCTCCTCTCGGACGCCGGCCGCACGCTTCGTTGCGGCCCGGACGGACTGCCGGACATCCGCCATGCCACGCCTCGCGTCATAGAACGCCAATCCAAGGACGAAGGTCTTCGCCAGGTGTTCTGGAAAGACCAGGCGACGTGGCAGACACCGCGTGACACCCAGCCGCCACGTCATACGGTAGAACCGTTCACCCAGATTGCGCGGCAGCTTCCAAATGCTTCGCGTACTGTGCCTGAGCGCGTCCAACGCCACGCTCCGGTTGAACGCGCTCAGTCCATTCTTCGAACCGCCTCGCCCTGGATGGGCCTTGCGTCGAAGGGCAAATGCGAATTCGACCCGCGCGGCTACGTGATCTATCTCGCCGCCGATCCGGTGGCCAACGGTCGCTTCCGCGGATGGGCCGAGATCGTGCGGGATGCACGGCGGATCGCCCGTAGCGGGCTGATTGGTCCAAGCTTCAGGAACATCGAGGCGGCACAGCAATATGCGTTCGAATGGGCACGGCGATGGATCGACGAGGCAAGCAGCGGTAACAGCGACCGCGTCGACGAAATCGCGGAAGAGATCGATGTCTGGCAGCAAAAAGTCCGGTCCGGGTAG
- a CDS encoding ABC transporter substrate-binding protein, protein MHRRHFVLATLGAAGVTLGSRAAPAEPFFDIVYPRIRPGGDVHAAFALAVLDLAMKTAKASYTARQAEIVMERGRALAELANGNNTINLHWTSMEAKAERGLNVVRIPIHRGLIGYRVFVIRKDRQKDFDRIERLSDLKAFTCGQGLGWIDTDILRAAGLEVQTSTYETMFEMTQSGRVDYFPRGVVEAFSELEGRQHREPDLVVEKRLMLKYRSDFIFYVATGHAALAETIDKGLVMAYREGSYMRLFNSHPYIQDALARTKPAWRKTFQLDNPYLSEADRRIPDEYWML, encoded by the coding sequence ATGCATCGCAGGCACTTTGTACTGGCCACACTGGGTGCCGCAGGCGTGACGCTTGGCTCGCGTGCGGCGCCGGCCGAGCCCTTCTTCGATATCGTCTATCCGCGCATTCGTCCTGGCGGCGATGTGCATGCTGCGTTCGCGCTTGCTGTCCTCGATCTGGCGATGAAAACGGCGAAAGCCTCGTATACGGCGCGGCAGGCCGAAATCGTCATGGAGCGTGGCCGTGCGCTGGCGGAACTGGCGAACGGCAACAATACGATCAATCTGCACTGGACCAGCATGGAGGCAAAGGCCGAGCGCGGCCTTAATGTCGTGCGGATTCCTATCCATCGTGGACTGATCGGTTATCGGGTATTCGTCATAAGAAAAGACCGGCAAAAGGATTTCGACAGAATTGAGCGCTTGTCAGATTTGAAGGCGTTCACGTGCGGCCAGGGGTTAGGATGGATCGATACCGATATCCTCAGGGCAGCAGGTCTGGAGGTTCAGACGTCGACTTACGAGACGATGTTCGAGATGACCCAGAGCGGCCGCGTGGACTATTTCCCGCGAGGCGTGGTTGAGGCGTTCTCCGAACTGGAAGGGCGTCAGCATCGTGAGCCTGATCTGGTGGTCGAGAAACGGCTGATGCTGAAGTATCGATCCGATTTTATTTTCTATGTTGCAACGGGCCACGCAGCCCTGGCGGAGACGATCGACAAGGGCCTCGTGATGGCGTATCGCGAGGGTTCTTACATGAGACTGTTCAACTCGCATCCCTACATTCAGGATGCGCTGGCCCGCACAAAACCCGCGTGGCGGAAGACGTTTCAACTGGATAACCCCTACCTCTCCGAAGCGGACCGCAGAATTCCAGACGAGTACTGGATGCTCTGA
- a CDS encoding response regulator transcription factor has translation MINVLIADDHAVVRGGLKQIIATTTDIVVAAEAAQGSEVLERLRARRFDLVLLDMTMPGISGVDLIRRVRAEQPSLPILVLSIHNEAQVVSRALRAGATGYVTKDSDPDVLLAAIRKLAGGGRFIDPKLVDAMVFETHSGDAPPHEVLSDREFQVLQMLAAGNAINEIAESCSLSAKTISTHKMRLMQKLGLNNNAELIRYAIRHGLITE, from the coding sequence ATGATCAACGTCCTGATTGCTGACGACCACGCTGTTGTGCGTGGAGGTCTGAAACAGATTATCGCGACCACAACGGACATTGTCGTCGCCGCCGAGGCCGCGCAAGGTTCGGAAGTCCTCGAGCGGCTGCGTGCGAGGCGATTCGATCTTGTGCTGCTGGATATGACGATGCCCGGGATTAGCGGCGTCGATCTGATCCGGCGCGTACGTGCCGAGCAGCCCTCGTTGCCCATACTCGTGCTGAGTATCCACAACGAGGCGCAGGTCGTTTCGCGCGCGCTGCGAGCCGGGGCGACGGGCTATGTGACGAAAGACAGCGACCCCGACGTGCTCCTCGCGGCAATCCGCAAGCTGGCCGGCGGAGGGCGCTTTATCGATCCGAAGCTGGTCGACGCCATGGTCTTCGAGACCCATTCCGGCGACGCGCCGCCGCACGAGGTTCTGTCCGACCGTGAATTCCAGGTGCTGCAGATGCTGGCTGCCGGCAACGCTATCAATGAGATCGCCGAATCGTGTTCACTCAGTGCCAAAACCATTAGCACTCACAAGATGCGTCTCATGCAGAAACTCGGCCTCAACAACAACGCCGAACTGATCCGATATGCAATCCGGCACGGTTTGATCACGGAGTAA
- a CDS encoding response regulator encodes MSDLNADAAERPTILIADDTPANFGVVVDSLTERGFRVLVALDGEEALERALFSQPDLILLDVKMPGIDGFETCRRLKANERTRDIAVIFMTSLTGGDDMVEGFSAGGVDYVAKPVRVNEMMARIETHLALRVMHRQLVAQNRQLLNEVAVRQQAEAELSRARDVLEQQVHQRTRQLAESNARLSAQVDERRRAEAKLQASEARFRTIVETSPIPLCITSMPEGDILYANEPLRDLFGLDARTGMLTNIVDFYVNADDRDRLVSHLRSEGSFNNGEVHLRRVDGSAFWAMATARVATFGDAPAIYVGLNDITSRKRIEQELFESRNQLRELSAYMEAIREEERKRIAMEIHDELGQLLTALKMDVSLLKMRLGHDSDAMRKADDMRELVEKTIWMVRNVANHLRPVALNFGVVSALEWLVEDFVRRNAIPCQLHINGGEPVLPEACATAVFRIVQASLTNVGRHANAARVDVTLTSTASTLDLHVSDDGCGFDPAIARTGYSYGLLGMQERARLIGGAMTIDSAQGMGTAISIHIPFAGGEKNDQRPDC; translated from the coding sequence ATGAGCGATCTCAACGCAGATGCCGCCGAGCGGCCGACGATCCTCATTGCGGACGACACGCCCGCGAATTTCGGCGTGGTTGTCGATAGCCTGACTGAGCGCGGTTTTCGGGTACTCGTTGCATTGGATGGCGAAGAGGCGCTCGAACGCGCGCTGTTTTCGCAGCCCGACCTGATCCTGCTCGACGTGAAGATGCCGGGTATCGACGGCTTCGAGACCTGCCGGCGGCTCAAGGCGAATGAGCGCACGCGCGATATCGCGGTGATTTTCATGACCTCGCTGACGGGCGGCGACGACATGGTCGAGGGCTTTTCGGCCGGCGGCGTCGATTACGTGGCGAAGCCCGTCCGCGTCAACGAAATGATGGCCCGGATCGAAACCCATCTCGCCCTGCGCGTGATGCACCGGCAGCTTGTCGCGCAGAACCGCCAGCTTCTGAATGAAGTGGCGGTACGCCAGCAGGCGGAGGCCGAATTGTCACGCGCCCGCGATGTACTCGAGCAGCAGGTCCACCAGCGCACCCGGCAGCTGGCGGAATCGAACGCGAGGCTGTCCGCCCAGGTCGACGAGCGTCGCCGGGCGGAAGCGAAATTACAGGCGAGCGAAGCGCGCTTTCGCACGATTGTCGAAACCAGCCCCATTCCGCTGTGCATTACGTCGATGCCCGAGGGCGACATTCTGTACGCGAATGAACCGCTGCGGGATCTGTTCGGTCTCGATGCGCGCACGGGCATGCTGACCAACATCGTCGATTTTTACGTGAATGCCGACGATCGTGACCGGTTGGTGTCGCATCTGCGCAGTGAGGGCAGCTTCAACAACGGCGAAGTCCACTTGCGGCGAGTGGACGGCTCGGCGTTCTGGGCCATGGCGACCGCGCGCGTGGCGACCTTCGGCGACGCGCCGGCGATCTACGTTGGCCTGAACGACATCACGTCGCGCAAGCGTATCGAGCAGGAGCTGTTCGAGTCGCGTAATCAGTTGCGCGAATTGTCCGCGTACATGGAGGCGATTCGCGAGGAAGAGCGCAAGCGCATCGCGATGGAAATTCATGATGAACTGGGCCAACTATTGACGGCGCTGAAGATGGACGTTTCGCTGCTGAAAATGCGCCTCGGCCATGATTCCGACGCGATGCGCAAGGCCGACGACATGCGTGAACTGGTCGAGAAAACGATCTGGATGGTCCGCAATGTCGCGAACCATCTGCGGCCGGTGGCGCTGAACTTCGGGGTCGTTTCGGCACTGGAGTGGCTGGTTGAAGACTTCGTCCGCCGTAACGCCATTCCTTGCCAGTTGCACATCAACGGCGGCGAGCCAGTGTTGCCGGAGGCGTGCGCCACCGCCGTGTTTCGTATTGTTCAGGCCTCGCTGACCAACGTCGGGCGTCATGCCAACGCGGCGCGCGTCGACGTCACGCTGACCAGCACCGCGTCGACGCTCGATCTTCACGTGAGCGACGACGGCTGCGGTTTTGATCCCGCCATCGCGAGAACCGGTTATTCGTACGGTCTCCTCGGTATGCAGGAGCGTGCCCGCCTGATCGGCGGGGCGATGACGATCGACAGCGCACAAGGCATGGGCACAGCCATTTCCATTCACATTCCGTTTGCAGGCGGGGAAAAAAATGATCAACGTCCTGATTGCTGA
- a CDS encoding ATP-binding protein, translating to MTYNLFDAWWSLINRFRSSLVLRLLGTVLLVSCVVTVLLTGLQLYRDYHRGVEQIETRLADIDRSNRDSLAEALWRLDHAQLQLELNGILRLADIRAVEIREPGTNGQAAYLSAGQRSGGPVVARSFPLVYKVQGKEREIGELYVEATLLDLYHDLMRTAAMILVTQAANTFLVSLFIVYILSRLVMRHVAAIARTVENYDFRETPQPFRLQRRKPREPDELERMAAAFNAMGARLYCAYRDEQDAAAEREARNLAEAANRAKGEFLANMSHELRTPLNGILGYAQILARDVMLSERQRERVEAIRNSGEHLLTLIEDTLDFARIEAGKLRVEISDVPLAGFVDVIREIIGVKAEQKRLGFVCEITEDAPAGVRADERRLRQVVLNLLANAVKFTDSGCVSLHISRSASNRVRFAVRDTGIGIGPDQLNTIFEPFEQLGAADRRAGGAGLGLAISREFVRVMGGEIKVESGIGEGSIFRFELPAASVLPVSRTTAAVAPVPDTVMGYEGPRRKVLVVDDVEVNRAIVVDLLSRLDFDTVEAENGIEGFEKAQREYPALILTDIVMPEMNGLDLTRKLRQLQAFAHVPIIAMSASPSGTNRAMSLDAGMNAFVSKPVDLEALLTQIATLLGLTWIHASPPPSARPSSTHSPNMAEISLAAVPQQRMEELHHLARLGDMQEIIVWAETMAEHDPRFHAFTAQLCALARDYQSKAILQLVERHLNVEPRS from the coding sequence ATGACGTACAACCTGTTCGACGCATGGTGGAGTTTGATCAATCGCTTCCGGAGCAGCCTTGTATTGCGGCTGCTCGGCACGGTGTTGCTCGTCAGTTGCGTCGTCACCGTGTTGTTGACCGGATTACAGCTTTACCGCGACTACCACCGCGGCGTGGAGCAGATTGAAACGCGCCTCGCCGACATTGATCGCAGCAATCGCGACAGTCTCGCCGAAGCGCTCTGGCGCCTGGACCATGCCCAGTTGCAACTGGAGTTGAACGGCATTCTGCGTCTCGCCGACATTCGTGCCGTGGAAATTCGCGAGCCGGGGACCAACGGGCAGGCTGCTTACCTGAGCGCCGGTCAGCGTTCGGGCGGCCCCGTTGTTGCCCGTTCGTTTCCGCTGGTCTACAAAGTCCAGGGCAAAGAGCGGGAGATCGGCGAGCTCTACGTCGAGGCGACGCTCCTCGACCTTTACCATGACCTGATGCGAACCGCAGCGATGATTCTGGTCACCCAGGCCGCCAACACCTTCCTCGTCTCGCTGTTCATTGTCTACATCCTGTCCCGTCTGGTGATGCGGCACGTCGCGGCCATTGCGCGCACGGTGGAAAACTACGATTTCCGTGAAACGCCCCAGCCATTCCGTCTCCAGCGGCGCAAACCACGCGAGCCGGACGAACTCGAACGCATGGCGGCCGCATTCAATGCCATGGGCGCGCGCCTGTACTGCGCGTATCGCGACGAGCAGGACGCGGCGGCTGAACGCGAAGCACGCAATCTGGCCGAAGCGGCTAACCGGGCCAAAGGTGAATTCCTCGCGAATATGAGTCATGAGCTAAGGACACCGCTGAACGGCATTCTTGGCTACGCGCAGATTCTGGCGCGCGATGTCATGCTGAGCGAGCGGCAGCGCGAACGCGTGGAGGCGATTCGCAATAGCGGCGAGCATCTTCTGACCTTGATCGAAGACACGCTCGATTTCGCGAGAATCGAAGCGGGCAAGCTGCGTGTCGAAATCAGCGACGTGCCGCTGGCGGGCTTTGTCGATGTCATTCGGGAAATCATTGGCGTGAAAGCGGAGCAAAAGCGCCTAGGCTTCGTCTGCGAAATCACTGAGGATGCGCCTGCCGGCGTGCGCGCCGATGAGCGGCGGTTGCGGCAGGTCGTGCTCAACCTGCTTGCAAACGCCGTGAAGTTTACCGATTCTGGTTGCGTCAGCCTGCATATCTCGAGGTCCGCGTCGAACCGCGTCCGTTTCGCAGTACGCGATACCGGCATCGGCATCGGTCCCGATCAGCTGAATACGATTTTCGAGCCCTTCGAGCAACTGGGCGCGGCCGACCGGCGAGCGGGCGGGGCCGGCCTGGGTCTCGCCATCAGCCGGGAGTTTGTGCGCGTGATGGGTGGCGAGATCAAGGTCGAAAGCGGCATTGGAGAGGGCAGTATCTTCCGGTTCGAACTGCCGGCGGCGAGCGTATTGCCGGTGTCGCGCACGACGGCAGCCGTCGCACCGGTTCCCGATACGGTGATGGGCTATGAGGGGCCACGCAGAAAGGTGCTGGTTGTCGACGACGTCGAGGTCAATCGCGCGATCGTGGTGGACCTACTGAGTCGTCTCGACTTTGACACGGTCGAAGCGGAAAACGGTATCGAGGGGTTCGAGAAGGCGCAGCGCGAATACCCGGCACTCATTCTCACCGACATCGTGATGCCCGAAATGAACGGACTCGACCTGACCCGCAAGCTGCGTCAATTGCAGGCGTTCGCGCACGTCCCGATCATTGCCATGTCCGCCAGTCCTTCCGGAACCAACAGGGCGATGAGCCTGGACGCGGGGATGAACGCATTCGTCTCCAAACCGGTCGACCTCGAAGCGCTGCTGACCCAGATCGCCACATTACTCGGATTGACGTGGATCCATGCGTCGCCGCCACCGTCCGCGCGCCCCAGTAGCACCCATAGCCCCAATATGGCCGAGATAAGTCTCGCGGCGGTGCCTCAGCAGCGGATGGAAGAACTGCATCACCTTGCCCGCCTCGGCGACATGCAGGAAATCATCGTCTGGGCCGAGACGATGGCGGAGCATGATCCGCGTTTTCACGCATTCACAGCGCAGCTTTGCGCGCTTGCCCGGGACTATCAGTCGAAAGCCATCCTTCAGTTGGTTGAGCGACACTTGAATGTCGAGCCCAGGTCATGA
- a CDS encoding YciI family protein gives MQYLLMIYSEENGWNQMTDSERQQGVAAYLAYTESLKKAEVLVGANRLQNTSTGTTVRLVDGKPQVLDGPFSDSKEQLAGYYLIDVPNLDAAIAWASRCPGAAHGLMEVRPVWTAPYDAPSGA, from the coding sequence ATGCAATACCTATTGATGATCTATTCGGAAGAAAACGGCTGGAACCAGATGACCGACAGCGAGCGGCAGCAAGGTGTTGCCGCGTATCTGGCGTACACCGAATCGTTGAAAAAAGCGGAGGTTCTGGTCGGCGCCAACCGGCTGCAGAACACGAGCACGGGCACCACGGTGCGGCTCGTCGACGGCAAACCGCAGGTGCTTGACGGACCGTTTTCCGATTCGAAGGAGCAGCTCGCCGGCTATTACCTGATCGACGTGCCCAACCTGGACGCGGCGATCGCCTGGGCGTCGCGTTGTCCCGGCGCGGCGCACGGCCTCATGGAAGTGCGCCCGGTCTGGACAGCCCCGTACGACGCGCCATCCGGTGCATGA
- a CDS encoding RNA polymerase sigma factor: protein MSPYGCGRDADGAARSIAEAVARRSYGKLVALLAMRTRDVAAAEDALADAFAAALADWPERGCPANPEAWLMTVARRRAIDGARHRRVGDDVTNQLTILADEIDERETGALPDRRLALLFACTHPALEAAIRTPLMLQVVLGLEAKTIASAFLMSPAAMSKRLVRAKHKIREAGIPFSVPEREELPGRLAAVLEAVYAVYAEGWTDPVGGDTEQRDLVGEALFLAHLLVELLPEEPETLGLLALMLYAQARRDARRDAAGDYVPLSAQDPATWNAPMIDAADALLRRASAFNAIGRFQLEAALQSAHVYRCRTHRSNWDEIVQLYDALLAIAPSPVVAVNRALAQAERDGPQAALDALAPYVDDPRLADYQPYWAARADLLARAGETAEALVAYDLAMGLERDPAVRRFLHRKRVELLSARS, encoded by the coding sequence ATGAGTCCGTACGGTTGCGGCCGTGACGCTGACGGCGCCGCGCGTTCGATTGCCGAGGCGGTCGCCCGCCGCAGTTACGGCAAGCTCGTCGCGCTGCTGGCGATGCGCACGCGCGACGTCGCCGCGGCCGAGGACGCGCTCGCCGACGCGTTTGCGGCCGCGCTCGCCGACTGGCCGGAGCGCGGCTGCCCCGCGAATCCCGAAGCGTGGCTGATGACGGTTGCGCGCCGCCGGGCAATCGACGGCGCGCGCCATCGCCGCGTCGGCGACGACGTGACGAATCAGCTCACGATCCTCGCCGACGAGATCGACGAGCGTGAAACCGGCGCGTTGCCCGACCGGCGGCTTGCGCTGCTGTTCGCCTGCACGCACCCTGCGCTCGAGGCCGCGATTCGCACGCCGCTGATGCTGCAGGTGGTACTGGGGCTCGAAGCGAAGACGATTGCCTCCGCGTTCCTGATGTCGCCCGCCGCGATGAGCAAGCGCCTTGTGCGGGCGAAGCACAAGATCCGCGAAGCGGGCATTCCGTTCAGCGTGCCCGAGCGCGAGGAGTTGCCCGGCCGGCTCGCGGCGGTGCTGGAAGCGGTCTATGCGGTGTATGCGGAAGGGTGGACCGATCCTGTCGGCGGCGATACCGAGCAGCGCGATCTCGTCGGCGAGGCACTGTTTCTTGCACATCTGCTCGTCGAGCTGCTGCCCGAGGAGCCGGAGACGCTGGGTTTGCTCGCGCTGATGCTGTACGCGCAGGCACGACGCGATGCGCGACGCGATGCGGCTGGCGACTACGTACCGCTGTCGGCTCAGGATCCGGCGACATGGAACGCACCGATGATCGACGCAGCCGACGCATTGCTGCGGCGCGCAAGCGCATTCAACGCCATCGGACGCTTTCAGCTCGAGGCCGCGCTGCAGTCGGCCCACGTCTACCGCTGTCGCACGCATCGCTCGAACTGGGACGAAATCGTGCAGCTCTACGATGCGCTGCTCGCGATTGCACCTTCGCCGGTGGTCGCGGTGAACCGCGCGCTCGCGCAGGCGGAACGGGACGGCCCACAGGCGGCGCTCGACGCGCTCGCGCCGTATGTGGACGATCCGCGCCTCGCCGACTACCAGCCGTACTGGGCCGCGCGCGCCGACCTGCTCGCGCGTGCCGGTGAGACGGCCGAAGCGCTCGTCGCCTACGACCTCGCGATGGGACTCGAACGCGATCCAGCCGTGCGCCGGTTCCTGCACCGCAAGCGCGTCGAGTTGTTGTCGGCAAGAAGTTAG
- a CDS encoding SDR family oxidoreductase has product MTQAHQGTALITGASTGIGAVYAERLAQRGYDLILVARSRDRLVSLAERIENGTRRSVEIIDADLNDPISRATVEAKLTEDASITLLVNNAGVGTHTPLLDSNVDAMTRMIDLNVTVLTRLTYAAVPGFVSRGKGVVINISSIVSIAPEILNGVYGGTKAFVLAFSQSLHHELATKGVKVQAVLPGATATDFWQTAGLPIENLNPAIVMSAGDMVDAALTGFDRGELVTIPSLHDGAKWDAFEAARQAMSPELSTNTPARRYTADNERTVQDASKRTRE; this is encoded by the coding sequence ATGACGCAGGCACATCAGGGTACGGCGCTCATTACGGGCGCATCCACAGGCATCGGCGCGGTCTATGCCGAGCGGCTCGCGCAACGCGGCTACGATCTGATCCTCGTTGCGCGCAGTCGCGACCGGCTAGTCAGTCTCGCCGAGCGCATCGAGAACGGAACGCGGCGGTCCGTCGAGATCATCGACGCCGATCTCAATGATCCGATTTCACGCGCCACGGTGGAAGCGAAACTGACGGAAGATGCGAGCATCACGCTGCTCGTGAACAACGCGGGTGTCGGCACGCACACGCCGTTGCTCGACAGCAATGTCGACGCCATGACGCGGATGATCGACCTGAACGTCACCGTGCTCACCCGCCTCACGTACGCCGCGGTGCCGGGCTTCGTCTCGCGTGGCAAGGGCGTGGTCATCAATATCTCGTCGATCGTCAGCATCGCGCCGGAGATCCTGAACGGCGTGTATGGCGGCACCAAGGCCTTTGTTCTTGCGTTCAGCCAGTCGCTGCATCACGAGCTCGCCACCAAGGGCGTGAAGGTCCAGGCGGTGCTGCCCGGTGCCACGGCCACCGATTTCTGGCAGACCGCCGGCTTACCGATCGAGAACCTCAATCCGGCCATCGTCATGTCCGCAGGCGACATGGTTGACGCGGCGCTCACGGGCTTCGATCGGGGCGAACTCGTCACGATTCCGTCCCTGCACGACGGCGCGAAGTGGGACGCTTTCGAAGCCGCGCGCCAGGCGATGTCACCAGAACTGTCGACCAACACGCCCGCACGCCGCTACACCGCAGATAACGAAAGAACCGTCCAGGACGCTTCGAAACGAACGCGCGAGTAA
- a CDS encoding GlxA family transcriptional regulator, with translation MHRIGFLLSDGFQVMALASQAVFEYANVVAGETFYGIENFSVAGGEVRSSLGMSVVTRPVGVRTAIDTWIAAGVTTPLTSPPPAEVLAFLRKAATRARRIAGICTGGFVLAEAGLLANRRATTHWAYAREMTSRFPDIHVEEDRIYIVDGPIWTSAGMTAGLDLALGMVEKDLGADVARSVAHKLVMHQRRAGGQSQHSEMLDLAPKSDRIQDALNYARKHLSRPLTVDELASTAHLSPRQFSRVFTLETGQSPAKAIEGLRLEAARLMIEKSRHSLEVIAKETGFRDRRHMREAFMRGFGLPPQEVRREARAGDRAGV, from the coding sequence GTGCACCGAATCGGATTTTTGCTGAGCGATGGCTTCCAGGTGATGGCGCTCGCGTCACAGGCGGTTTTCGAATACGCGAACGTTGTGGCGGGCGAAACCTTCTACGGGATCGAGAACTTCTCGGTAGCGGGCGGCGAGGTGCGTTCCTCGCTCGGCATGTCCGTCGTCACGCGCCCGGTCGGGGTGCGTACCGCGATCGACACGTGGATCGCGGCGGGCGTCACCACGCCGCTAACCTCGCCGCCCCCAGCCGAAGTGCTCGCGTTCCTGCGTAAGGCGGCTACGCGCGCGCGGCGCATCGCCGGCATCTGCACGGGCGGTTTTGTACTGGCTGAAGCGGGGCTGCTCGCGAACCGGCGCGCGACCACGCATTGGGCCTATGCCCGCGAGATGACGAGCCGGTTTCCGGACATCCACGTCGAAGAAGATCGCATCTACATTGTCGATGGGCCGATCTGGACATCGGCGGGCATGACCGCGGGGCTCGACCTCGCGCTCGGGATGGTCGAGAAGGACCTCGGCGCCGATGTGGCGCGTTCGGTCGCGCACAAGCTCGTGATGCATCAGCGGCGCGCGGGCGGCCAGTCGCAGCATTCGGAAATGCTCGATCTGGCGCCAAAGTCAGACCGCATCCAGGACGCGCTGAACTATGCGCGCAAGCACCTGAGCCGGCCGCTCACCGTCGACGAACTCGCGAGTACGGCCCATCTGAGCCCGCGGCAGTTCAGCCGGGTGTTCACTCTGGAAACCGGACAATCGCCCGCGAAGGCGATCGAAGGATTGCGGCTCGAAGCCGCGCGGCTAATGATCGAGAAGAGCCGGCACTCGCTGGAAGTGATCGCAAAAGAGACGGGGTTTCGCGATCGCCGGCATATGCGCGAAGCGTTCATGCGCGGGTTTGGCCTACCGCCGCAGGAGGTGCGGCGTGAGGCTCGCGCCGGTGATCGGGCCGGTGTTTAG